The Agromyces mangrovi genome contains a region encoding:
- a CDS encoding MFS transporter produces the protein MSTTTNIRSLGGEPNGLIGRMGLPRPLVWGFVGLLLFMIGDGVESGYIAPYLAQNGAGSETNAALIISVYGLMVALGSWLSGALSDVWGPRHVMLIGLVLWSILQVLFLSVALPTENFNLMLVIYGLRGIAYPFFAYGFLVWVLGESPANRLGSAVGWFYFAFTGGLPTLGSLVASGTEPLIGQYPTFWVSLALVVVGGAVALIGLRKAHGGGRLAPPEVTTRRSLFNSVAIAFTNPRVGLGCLVRVVNTAPQFGLFVFFPVIFSEDLDYGIPGWLQLVFILGASNIFANLFFGVLSDRIGWHRTLRWYGCIGSAITITLFYFLPQHVDGYWVAALCAALFGITLAGFTPISVLMSLMAPGQKGNSIAVLNLGAGAATFVGPLIVTIFLAPLGAAGVTLIFAALYVLAGISVRWLRVPDDARRAVEEGVSLDELVEHERADDIARTTTRQG, from the coding sequence ATGTCGACGACGACGAACATCCGCTCCCTGGGGGGCGAACCGAACGGCCTCATCGGGCGGATGGGCCTGCCGCGCCCACTCGTGTGGGGGTTCGTCGGCCTGCTGCTGTTCATGATCGGCGACGGGGTCGAATCCGGGTACATCGCTCCGTACCTCGCACAGAACGGTGCCGGCTCCGAGACGAACGCCGCACTGATCATCTCCGTGTACGGGCTCATGGTCGCGCTCGGCTCATGGCTGTCCGGCGCACTGTCGGACGTGTGGGGGCCCAGACATGTGATGCTCATCGGCCTCGTGCTGTGGTCGATACTGCAGGTGCTCTTCCTCTCGGTGGCGCTGCCCACCGAGAACTTCAACCTCATGCTCGTCATCTACGGGCTGCGGGGGATCGCCTATCCGTTCTTCGCCTACGGCTTCCTCGTGTGGGTTCTCGGCGAGAGCCCTGCGAATCGACTCGGCTCGGCAGTGGGGTGGTTCTACTTCGCCTTCACCGGCGGGCTGCCCACACTCGGCTCGCTCGTGGCGAGCGGCACCGAGCCCCTCATCGGCCAGTACCCGACGTTCTGGGTCTCCCTCGCACTCGTCGTCGTCGGCGGGGCGGTCGCGCTCATCGGACTCCGGAAGGCGCACGGCGGTGGGCGCCTCGCCCCGCCCGAGGTCACCACCCGTCGGAGCCTCTTCAACAGCGTCGCGATCGCGTTCACGAACCCGAGGGTGGGGCTCGGATGCCTCGTGCGCGTGGTCAACACCGCGCCGCAGTTCGGGCTCTTCGTCTTCTTCCCGGTGATCTTCTCCGAGGATCTCGACTACGGCATCCCTGGATGGTTGCAGCTGGTGTTCATCCTCGGCGCCTCGAACATCTTCGCGAACCTCTTCTTCGGGGTGCTGAGCGATCGCATCGGCTGGCACCGCACGCTGCGCTGGTACGGCTGTATCGGCTCGGCGATCACCATCACCCTGTTCTACTTCCTGCCGCAGCACGTCGACGGCTACTGGGTCGCCGCTCTCTGCGCCGCGCTGTTCGGCATCACGCTCGCGGGCTTCACCCCGATCTCGGTGCTGATGTCGCTCATGGCACCGGGCCAGAAGGGCAACTCGATCGCGGTGCTGAATCTCGGTGCCGGCGCCGCGACGTTCGTCGGGCCGCTGATCGTGACGATCTTCCTCGCCCCGCTCGGTGCAGCCGGGGTGACGCTCATCTTCGCCGCCCTCTACGTGCTCGCCGGCATCTCGGTGCGCTGGCTGCGCGTGCCCGACGACGCCCGGCGTGCGGTCGAGGAGGGCGTGAGCCTCGACGAACTCGTCGAGCACGAACGTGCCGACGACATCGCCCGCACGACCACCCGACAGGGCTGA
- a CDS encoding ATP-binding cassette domain-containing protein encodes MNTENTPVLSATALTKRFGHVVGLDGVDVELDRGEILAIIGDNGAGKSTLIKCLTGALIPDSGEIYVDGKRVDFRRPQDAQHHGIETVYQNLAVVPALDIARNMYLGREVRRKGFLGSVLRMTDRKGMRTQAKERIDELGIRTIQDPDVAVENLSGGQRQAVAVARAAFFGSRVVILDEPTAALGVRESGQVLDLIKQLRDAGLGIILISHNMPHVWELADRIQVQRLGRRAAVITPESHSMTDGVALMTGAAKN; translated from the coding sequence ATGAACACCGAGAACACACCAGTCCTGTCCGCGACCGCGCTGACGAAGCGGTTCGGCCACGTCGTCGGGCTCGACGGCGTCGACGTCGAGTTGGACCGTGGCGAGATCCTCGCGATCATCGGCGACAACGGCGCCGGCAAGTCCACGCTCATCAAGTGCCTCACGGGAGCGCTCATCCCCGACTCGGGCGAGATCTATGTCGACGGCAAGCGGGTCGACTTCCGGCGCCCGCAGGACGCCCAGCACCACGGCATCGAGACGGTCTACCAGAACCTCGCCGTCGTGCCCGCGCTCGACATCGCCCGGAACATGTACCTCGGGCGTGAGGTGCGTCGGAAGGGCTTCCTCGGTTCCGTTCTCCGGATGACGGATCGGAAGGGGATGCGCACGCAGGCGAAGGAGCGGATCGACGAACTCGGCATCAGGACGATTCAGGACCCGGACGTCGCGGTCGAGAATCTCTCAGGTGGGCAGCGGCAGGCGGTCGCGGTCGCGCGCGCAGCCTTCTTCGGCTCGCGCGTGGTCATCCTCGACGAGCCCACTGCGGCGCTCGGCGTTCGCGAGTCGGGCCAGGTGCTCGACCTGATCAAGCAGCTGCGTGACGCGGGACTCGGCATCATCCTCATCAGCCACAACATGCCGCACGTCTGGGAGCTCGCGGACCGCATCCAGGTCCAGCGGCTCGGCCGCCGGGCGGCAGTGATCACGCCTGAATCGCACTCGATGACCGACGGGGTCGCGCTGATGACCGGCGCAGCCAAGAATTGA
- the glpX gene encoding class II fructose-bisphosphatase, translating into MPDVAQGTTVAPPDEHAALYRHPDRNIALELVRATEAAAIRASPFVGHGDKIAADRAAVDAMRKFLGTVNVAGTVVIGEGEKDEAPMLYNGEVVGNGLGPVCDIAVDPIDGTSLTAAGRRNAISMIAASDGGTMLDASSVFYMEKLVAGPEAIGLVDIRQPIEENLRALAAASGRRPSDLTVGVLDRPRHAELIARIREAGAATRLLLDGDVAGGIDAASEEGRLDLCVGTGGSPEGVATACAVKALGGLIQARLAPTSDTEAQRGSDAGLRIDHVYEADDLVAGDNTFFVATGVTDGSLVNGVRRLGRIIRTESIVLRARSGTIRRVIADHLAEKWLEE; encoded by the coding sequence TTGCCTGACGTGGCGCAGGGCACGACGGTCGCGCCGCCCGATGAGCACGCCGCGCTCTACCGGCATCCCGATCGGAACATCGCACTCGAACTCGTCCGCGCGACGGAGGCCGCCGCGATCCGCGCGAGTCCGTTCGTCGGCCATGGCGACAAGATCGCGGCCGACCGCGCGGCCGTCGACGCCATGCGGAAGTTCCTCGGCACGGTCAACGTCGCCGGCACGGTGGTCATCGGGGAGGGCGAGAAGGACGAGGCCCCGATGCTCTACAACGGGGAGGTCGTGGGCAACGGCCTCGGGCCCGTGTGCGACATCGCCGTCGACCCGATCGATGGCACTTCGCTCACCGCTGCCGGGCGGCGCAACGCGATCTCGATGATCGCCGCCTCGGACGGCGGCACCATGCTCGATGCCTCGAGCGTGTTCTACATGGAGAAGCTCGTCGCAGGTCCGGAGGCGATCGGCCTCGTCGACATCCGCCAGCCGATCGAGGAGAACCTCCGCGCACTCGCTGCAGCGTCGGGCCGGCGACCGTCCGACCTGACCGTCGGCGTCCTCGACCGTCCGCGCCACGCGGAACTGATCGCTCGCATCCGCGAGGCCGGCGCGGCGACCCGACTGCTGCTCGACGGCGACGTCGCAGGTGGAATCGATGCCGCCAGCGAGGAGGGCCGGCTCGACCTCTGCGTCGGCACGGGCGGCAGCCCCGAGGGGGTCGCGACAGCGTGCGCCGTGAAGGCGCTGGGCGGGCTCATCCAGGCGCGGCTCGCGCCGACCAGCGATACCGAAGCGCAGCGCGGATCGGATGCCGGCCTTCGGATCGATCACGTGTACGAGGCCGACGACCTCGTCGCGGGCGACAACACGTTCTTCGTCGCGACCGGAGTCACCGACGGCAGTCTCGTGAACGGGGTGCGGCGACTCGGCCGGATCATCCGCACCGAGAGCATCGTGCTCCGCGCCCGGTCGGGCACGATCCGCCGCGTCATCGCCGATCACCTCGCCGAGAAGTGGCTCGAGGAGTAG
- a CDS encoding alcohol dehydrogenase catalytic domain-containing protein — protein sequence MIAPVGTGVCGTDLHLASGDYPHGRFPVVPGHEFAGYVSHVGPGVAGFSEGDYVGVNPNVSCGQCRWCARGATNLCIDLRPVGVAVDGSVAEFVSVPARIAHRLDSRITHRAAPLIEPFACVLHALERVPDWRDQELVIFGAGSIGLMAIILGRAEGATGIRVVEPNPTRRSAAAALGAVQAVAAAEELHASEFDLALDASGHPVAIGQAIDALGPRGRLVQMGVASPAATVALRPYDVFAKEISIIGSNSLAEKYAESAERMVDLQDELSRLVTSTFPLEEYADAMAAATSPEQIKVQVVA from the coding sequence GTGATCGCCCCCGTCGGCACCGGGGTCTGCGGCACTGACCTGCACCTCGCCTCGGGCGACTATCCGCACGGGAGGTTTCCGGTTGTACCCGGTCACGAGTTCGCCGGATACGTATCGCACGTCGGGCCCGGCGTCGCGGGTTTCTCGGAGGGCGACTACGTCGGCGTGAATCCGAACGTCTCCTGCGGGCAGTGCCGCTGGTGCGCGCGCGGCGCCACCAACCTCTGCATCGACCTGCGGCCGGTCGGCGTCGCCGTGGACGGCTCGGTCGCCGAGTTCGTGTCCGTTCCGGCTCGCATCGCGCACCGCCTCGACTCGCGCATCACCCACCGAGCGGCGCCGCTCATCGAGCCGTTCGCGTGCGTGCTTCATGCCCTGGAGCGGGTGCCCGACTGGCGTGACCAGGAGCTCGTGATCTTCGGCGCCGGCTCGATCGGCCTGATGGCGATCATCCTCGGTCGGGCGGAGGGCGCCACGGGCATCCGCGTCGTCGAGCCCAACCCGACCCGTCGCAGCGCCGCGGCCGCGCTCGGAGCCGTGCAGGCGGTCGCGGCGGCCGAGGAACTGCATGCGAGCGAGTTCGACCTCGCACTCGATGCGAGTGGACACCCGGTGGCGATAGGCCAGGCCATCGACGCGCTCGGGCCTCGTGGTCGCCTGGTGCAGATGGGCGTCGCCTCTCCGGCCGCGACCGTCGCGCTTCGCCCCTATGACGTGTTCGCCAAGGAGATCAGCATCATCGGTTCCAACTCGCTCGCCGAGAAGTATGCGGAGTCGGCCGAGCGCATGGTCGACCTGCAGGACGAGCTCAGCCGCCTCGTCACCTCCACGTTCCCCCTCGAGGAGTACGCCGACGCGATGGCCGCGGCGACGAGCCCCGAGCAGATCAAGGTGCAGGTCGTTGCCTGA